The genomic DNA tcctctttataGAGGAAGAAATCAGAAGTTCATATTTTGGGGTCACCTCTCTGTATGCTGGATAAGAATCCTTAGCACTGGCATTTAGGAATTTATAGGGAATTTTGATTCACAGTCAGGTTTGGGAACCATTAACCGAAAGTAAGTCATTTAACCCCCTCAGCCACAGTTTTtgcatccataaaatgaaatgtacCTCTTATTacattcttatttgtaaaatgggggccCCCTACCTCACAGGGACTTTGGAAAGATCAAATTTGATaatctgctttaaaattctttgtccACTATAAATGTCTGGAtaagtttttgtcttttaaccatAAAAAGCCTTGTAGCACTTAGAGCATAATTGGCATTCAGTGAATGATTGTTAAATAAAGTCTAGCTAGACCTTCTCTGAATCTTAAGTTGAAAAAGTGGTGATCAGAGATCTGGAAACaacccattatttttctttatcattcctCACTCATCTATTCTAGAGCACACCCTGATGAGACAGTGAGAGAAGGAACCTGGCCTTTCATGGCCCCTTTGGCAGCTTCCTTGCTGAACCACAggaacattatctcatttgatccccaAATTCCTGTGAGGTAGGTAGAATTCAGATTTATTTAGTTATAGTCAACTtggggattttttgttgttgttgtttatttgttttaaatcagaaTACCTTTAATTCTTGTAGGTAGTTTGTTAGGATCAAGTACTGTACCCGGTGTCTTCAGCCTGATAGTACTATATGTTACCTGATCTATAACACCAGATTTAGGTGGCTCTTTGGTAGCATAACATCATATGTATTCTTTCGTACTCTCATCCCCAGGTCCAGGGGATGAGGGTGATTGAATTCTCTGGGCTTCAGATCTTTAAGGAGCATTGGGGTGTGTTTTTATGATAATGTGTCCTGTACCTTAGCATCAAGCTtcgtattaaataaatatttgttgcagtAATGAACTAGGCTCAGTATAAAAACTAACTAGAATCacttgcctgttttctccttatATTGCATGTAGAATATTTGCCtgaaatttaaaacctttttattataGCAAATTTAAAtcatatacaaaagtagagaCAATAAAAATAGCACAGTGatctacacacaaacacacacaagatTATTTTGAAACATATCCCAGATGATTTCATTCATTAAGCATGTCAgaacatagattttaaaatatgtattttttaaattgtgttgaaatacacataaaattaactatcaacCATTTTTTTAGTGTACAGTCTAGTATtgttttaagtatattcacattgttatgcaacCAGTCTccagggtttttttattttttaataaacttaattttttaaaaatagtcctaggtttatagaaaagttaacaaagatagtacagagagtccctgtgcccctcacccattttcccctcatgTCACCATCTTACATAAAACTATGACACTTTCATAGTCCATTCTTTCAACAAGACTAAAAAACactattgtacacctaaaaccaGCATAACACTGTATGGTTAACTAACTggacttaaaattaaaacttaaaaaacaaaaaaagactaaaaaatcaACATTGGTGCTGCACtcagatttcactagtttttccactaatgttatttttctgttccaggatccaaccAGGATACTACATTACTACATTTAGTTTATCCTGAATTTTAAAGTGATATTTCCCTTTTAAATCTCCTAGAAAAGGCATATGGAAGGAGCATTTCTCTTTGCTGTTCTTCTACACTTCAAGCACATCTACCTCTATGTCGCCCCGGCTTATGGTGTATACCTGCTACGGTCTTACTGTTTCACTGCAAATAAACCAGGCAAGTTTTAGTGACAATAAcaaaacctttattttctttttccttgatttGGTAGCTTGCTTCGTGAGAGGATTTTATGAGGCACAGCAGATGTCTCTCGTTTATTGATCCTATAAACCCTTGACCATTTTGACTTTTCTGTGCTCTTGTCACATCATGAAGGCTGGTGTGCTATCAGGGGATACTTCTGGTTTTAGCACATTGTATAAGTTATGGTTTTCCATGCTCCTGGTAACGGTAATGTTCCTTTTCTGTAGATGGATCCATCCGATGGAACAGTTTCAGCTTTGTCCGTGTTATTTCTCTAGGActgattgtttttttagtttctgctCTTTCATTGGGTCCCTTCCTAGCCTTggtaagtcttttattttttaaattaagtaatacatgttttttgttgttgctgctgttgtttagaaaaaaataataaagaatgtataaaagaagcaaatctacttttttctgattcttcccCAGTATGACTCCCCAAAGACAGAATGTGGTCTTTCAGACATTTTGGTTCACATTCAaatatgtatctgtgtatttaCATGTTTAACTATATGTCTttcacacacatagacacacacacttacacacagaATTGATGATTATTGTTCGCAGATTTCCTTATTTGCTCATTTGCTTACTTGTGATAATTTATTTGTAACTCCAAAATCAATACTAATGGTGTTGCATAGTCATTCACTGACAACATTCAAAGTGCCTAGAATATTATAGATGTTCGATGAATATTTTTCGTTTTCCCCTTTTTCCCTCACCCTGGGGTCTCCTCCTTTGCAGCTCGTAAATTCTTCCCTTATTATAATTATCTCATAGCAGTACTGGACTGGTATTCAGCATATCTTGTCCCACTCAACAGATGAGTAGGTTAGACAAGAGGAGGTTCTGTGAACTGCTCAGGATCACACAACTACTTGAGGGAACAAGGACTAGAACTTTCTACACGCTATGTCACAGATGGTTCTTTAGTTCTCTTTTTGCATTTGGAAAAGATCGGTCACTGTTTAATCTCTTTTCTACAGAACCAACTGCCTCAAGTCTTGTCCCGACTCTTCCCTTTCAAGAGGGGCCTCTGCCATGCATATTGGGCTCCAAACTTCTGGGCTTTGTACAATGCTTTGGACAAAGTGCTCTCCATCATAGGTATAGTAGCCAGCCTTCTTACTTAGACGATGGATTTGGACAAGTCATACTGAGAAATGGAAAATCCTGCTTTGTGTTTTGAATGTGGCTGAACTGTTTGTTCTCCAGCCTTGTGTTTCAGCTTTCAGAATAAACAGGGGAGCAGTTCTAGGGACTAAGGTTTCAGTGTAGTAGACAGGCTGTGTTCCTTATAAAAACCATTTGTGGCAATGAGGTTGATcctttgctttggaaaaaaaaaatacaatatttagacatttttaaaaggtaatttttgcCTTGAGTAAAATGTTATTCAGCAGTTAACTCTGCTTTTAAACTTAAATGTgtgcagaaggaaagaagaccGTATAAGCTGTGACTCTAGGTGTTCTATCAGTAAGGAAAATGATAGTCATGCATGAGATGAGAAGAAATGGGAAACCTAGGCTAGGCTTTTAAGTTTGGGttgtgataaaataataataataataatgtatatctTAAGATGGTTCTACTGAAAATAATTCACTCTAGAATAACTCACAGTAGTTTGTGAATATAGCCTAGCTTAATGGGAAATGGGGAGGATCAAGAGATCCTCCTGATCCCAAAGGATCAGTAAGctttgtctgaaaaaaaaatgggccagatagtaaatagttTAGGCTTGGCAGACCACATAAGgtgtttttgttcgtttgttttaccaccttgaaaaatataaaaactcttcCTAGCTTCGGGCTATGCAAAAATTAGTCACAGGCTGGGGATTTGGCCCTCAAGGTAGAATTTGCCAATTCCTGATCTAGAGTCTGATGACTTGGTTGGAGGCCCACCTGCATAAATGAGTGGCTCTGTGGCATTCTTCAAGTCACTTGATTCTTCTAGTGAGTACAATAAGAGGATAATGTAAGTAACTGTACCAATGCACTATGTTGTAAGAAAcatgcaataataaaaaaatgctagGTTGTTAGTAGCAGAAGCATTGTAGCCAGACAGAACTGAGTTTAATTCTACCACCTATCacttgtgtgactttggacaagttatacatctctctgtgcctcaggggtCTGAAAGTAATGGCTACAAAGCTCTTGGCACAAGTAGCTGCTGTCACTGTTTTGGTGCATACTTAAAGGAAATCATAATTTGGTATTATCCCTCACCCACTGTGAATCCAGCCTTGATGTTCAAGGACTCTTACAAGGAATGTCTTAACATTTATATTCAAAAACCTTAAATAACCAGGTATGAGGTATAAGGGCCACTTTCCTTGTCCGAGTGAGGAAACTAGGCTGTACATTATCTTATATATCTGCCTCTTCAAAGATGTCTtggtcatgaatagacacttttctaaagaagacatccagatggccaacacgcacatgaaaagatgctcaacgtcacccctcatcagggaaatacaaatcaaaaccacactgagataccacctcacgccagtcagagtggctaaaatgaacaaatcaggagactatagatgctggcaagaatgtggagaaacgggaaccctcttgcaccgttggtgggaatgcaaactggtgcagccgctctggacaACAAtgtggcggttcctcaaaaaattaaaaatagatctaccctatgacccagcaatagcactgctaggaatttacccaagggatacaggagtgctgatgcataggggtacttgtaccccagtgtttatagcagcactctcaacaatagccaaattatggaaagagcctaaatgtccatcaactgacgaatggataaagaagatgtggttaataaatacaatggaatactacttggcaatgagaaagaatgaaatctggccatttgtagcaacgtggatggaactggagagtattatgctaagtgaaataagtcaggcagagaaagacagatatatgttttcactcatgtggatcctaagaaacttaacggaagtccatgggggagggaaaggggggggaaagttacagagagggaaggaggcaaaccataacagactcttaaatcctgggaacaaactgagggttgatggggagtgggggagagaggaaagtggatgatgggcattgaggagggcacctgttgggatgagcattgggtgttgtatggaaaccaattgacaacaaattatatttaatatattaaaaaaaagatgtcttgGTCAGTGGCAGTAGCTTTAAGAGAGAATCATCAGactgaagggaaaaggaaagaggttaatgaatacaaaataatttgGTAGTGTACACCTCCCCACATTTCACTGATTTTCAGTAGACCTTGTCTACTACAAGGTCGTGCTCAGACTGTCCTTGGCTGTCCTATTAGCTAGTTTGGGATGGGATTTGCATCATCATCCTCAGACTTGGTCATCTAATTATTCCTTGAACACGTATGTGCTGGGGATAAAAATGGATTAAtcatcatttctgcttttaagaaaTCCAATACAGTGGAGGAAATGAGTGCATAAACAGATACAGGGCAGTAGGGTGAACACTAGATAGAGACATGTACAGAGTCCATATGTGTGTACCTAGCCCACAAGAAAATCAGctctacttttttatttaaaagatttctcAGATGAGGGAGTGAATTAGGAGTTAACTTAGAGAAGTGATTAGGCCATTCTAAGCTAAGGGGACAAGTGTGGAGAGTGCTATGTCAATTCATTGTGGCCAAGCCACATTTAATCAAGCGGAGGATATGAGATTGGAGAGGAAGGGGCTAGATCATGGAAGACAGTTTATGCCGTGCTTGGGAATATGGACTTTATAGGCAATGAAGGATTCCAAGCTGGGATGTGACATGGTCAGACTTGCATTTTAGAAGCCTGCTTCATTTTAGAGGTGAGAGAGAGCAGATTGATATTCATACCATCTGCACGAATTCCCTGTTCCAGTGCAAAAAGCTGCTTTGCATCATATGATCTCAAGACCAGAGGCATTTTAGGTAGAATAATAGTACAGAGTTGAGTTTTAATACAGCTCGACCTTGAAGTAACAATAAGatttagtagattttttttttctcgagGAGTTGGTTGAccaaatattgataaaaataaaacaaaatatctacTTATTCTCTAGGTTTGGAATTGAAACTTCTTGATCCCAACAAAATTCCCAAGGCCTCAATGACAAGTGGTTTGGTTCAGCAGTTCCAACACACAGTCCTTCCCTCAGTGACTCCCTTGGCCACCCTCATCTGCACTCTGATTGCCATGTTGGTAAGAATTCACCCACAGTACTCGTTTCTTgagttttctctgcttttcttttgtgTGGCTGGTTAATTTCATCTTTCAGGTTTTTCCAACTATAGGACAAATACCATAGCTGTCATCCTGCTGCAGACTGAGGTATTTCAGAGCAATTCTTAGAGTAATTTTGAGCACCTTAAGGAAAGATTACTAGTAAGACCTCTGAGAGAGAGATCCTTGCTGTGGCTGTTAGATCATTTGTTCATGATctgatgggaaaaaaagaaaagcccagagagGAAGGGCCAAGGACTGCACTGTGGAGAAGGAAAATGTGTGTAGTGGGAACATCCaggtttctgttgttgttttcatcCGTGGCTAACTGGTCAAAAATCCAAAGTTGCCTGGACTGCGTGGATATTTTGTCTTGATGACGACAATGAGTTAAGAGAGTCAACAGTGGCTCTTTGAGTGTCAAACATTGAAACTAACATGACTCAGATGGTGTTAGAGACTTCATTCatagctgtttttgtttgtgatCATGGTGCTCTCAATTTCATGATATGATTTTAATGGCATTCAGTATAAATAACTCAATTCTACTTTAATTATACTCAGctttaattttggtttctaaaAGACCAAACCTATTAAGATACCTGACCCCGCGTAATTAAGTGGCAGTGCTGATGGGTAATTAAGTTCTGCTGGCCTACTTGTTCCCATGTTCTAACTGCCTAAAACTTTCTAAAACGTCAGCCTCGTAAGCTGCGTATGGAAGCCCctagttttattataaattacaatcCAGCCCACACAGctaggtatgtatttattaatatggtaaaatctaatttattattagcctcaaaatgtttttgaactttTGTAGTTTGACCTGATATCAGTCATTCATTATTAATTCTGATgaacagaattaattttttttaagtttatttatttatttgagagagaccgtgagcaggggagggacagagagagaaggagacagagaatcctaaatagGCCCCATGCACAGAGcccccccaacacagggctcagagtcatgaaactgcaagatcatgaccagagccaaagtaaagagtcagacattcaactgactgaaccacccaggtgccctgaacagaattattaatgagttaaatatGTATTTCCAAAGCCTTCTTTTCTGAGtaggtttttagtttttgttgttgttggttttgttttgttttgtttttgagagggagtgtgcatgagccagggagggtcagagggagagagagaatcccaagtagtctctgtgctgtgagcacacagcccgactcagggcttgatttcacaaccatgagatcatgacctgagctgaaatcaggagtcagacatttaactgactgagccatccaggcgcctcctGTGTAGTTTTTTATAACTTCTGGTGGAGTGTTCACATGGTGATGAATTAACCCAGTGTAAGGGAGAATAGTCTAAGATGTACTGGTTTGCAGAGATGATATAAATTGTATTCGCCTGAACAATGTTTCTGTAAAGCCTATTTTGAGTGATACTGAAGTTTTATCTTTGCCTGTTGTTTCTAGccctctattttctgtctttggttTAAACCCCAAGGGCCCAGAGGCTTTCTGCGATGTCTGATTCTTTGTGCCTTGAGCTCCTTCCTATTTGGGTGGCACGTCCATGAAAAAGCCATACTCCTTGCAGTTCTCCCAATGAGGTAAGCACATAACTCAGTCAGCCGGCATTTCTGGCAGATTTCGTAATGAGCCTGTTGTTTTCCATTTGACATGTTCAGTGGGATAGGCAAAGGCaaagatttatagatttatacTAGGCAAAGGAATAGATTTATACTAGGACAGGACAGGGATGCTTAACTTGGGATCGCTGGGCCTGGGAATATGCACACACAGTTACTGCTGTTTTTTGTTAAGGGTACTACAGCAATTAAGAACCATGATACAAGGTGTTAGATCTGGATATTGAATGGCAGCATGGTATAGAAAAGCATAGGCTTTGGCGTCACCTCATTGGCGAAAATAAGATTTCATGGTTTCTTATTTAGTGTTGTTAGAGTAATGATTGAGTCCGTTATGgagtaaaatttaatatttgtacaGAACTTCACATTTTGCAGAACTCTTGTTGAGGTGGTTTttggtggggagaagaggggtttggttgggtttttttctttttgcatttttttttcttttgagcctCACAGCAACCTTTAAGGTAATTAGGATAAATGGATATCATCCCGTCTTAACATCTACAGAAACTGGGCTCAGAGAGTCTAAATGACTtatccaaagccacacagctagcaagtagCACAGTTAGGACTTAAACCTGAATGTTATGATGCTGGTTCCTATGATCTTTTCACTGTACcatgctaaaaaattaaaaattaaaaaaaaattaaatgcagtaGTGTCCATTTTGCATATAATTAAATCCCAATAGATAGATGATATTAGaattagccttttttttccttgagatttttcttaaatcttgAGAGAAATCATTAAGCTCTGAAGGAAGCTTAAGCAAATTTGTCACGTCAGTATGTGGCTTGTCTGGATTCATTCAGCAACGTAGAGTTTCcaaattaagaaatagaacaaaacttCTAATGTCTTTAATTAGAAGTCATACTAAGCACCATCAGGCATGGGGCACTGCCCAAGAGGAGAGCTCCAGGTCTGGAAATTAAACTCCCAAGTCCTGTCTCCCTGGCTACTAGGGACTCCCTGCTCCCTGGGACTAGACAGCTCCTAGTCCCACCATGTCCCTTTCTGTGAGGAAGGCAGTTACTCAGGGAAGCAAGACTCTTTTTCAATACTCCCCAATTCAGTGTGGTACATTCTTCCATCAGTTGCTTAAATTTTCCCACGAAATTAATATTCTCAATTACATTGGACTTGTAGCAAAGATCAGTACGTTAGCTTATGCATAAGCCAGTGCTAGAAATAATAGATGCCGTTTATTCAAGCTGTCTGCTGCAAGTGTAAGTTTCAGTTGTTGTTTTAAGGAATTattataagaatttttatttttagccttcTTTCTGTGGGAAAAGCAGGAGATGCTTCAATTTTTCTGATTCTGACCACAACGGGACATtattccctcttccctctgctcttcACTGCACCAGGTaaacagctttttattttagagagagagatttgattGCCATGCCTTTTTCATCAGGGCCTAGAGATCA from Panthera tigris isolate Pti1 chromosome D1, P.tigris_Pti1_mat1.1, whole genome shotgun sequence includes the following:
- the ALG8 gene encoding probable dolichyl pyrophosphate Glc1Man9GlcNAc2 alpha-1,3-glucosyltransferase isoform X4, with amino-acid sequence MAALGIAMGGGNWFSALALGVTLLKCLLIPTYHSTDFEVHRNWLAITHSLPVSQWYYEATSEWTLDYPPFFAWFEYALSHVAKYFDQEMLNLHNLNYSSSRTLLFQRFSVIFTDALFVYAVHECCKCIDGKKAGKELTEKPKFILSVLLLWNFGLLIVDHIHFQYNGFLFGLMLLSIARLFQKRHMEGAFLFAVLLHFKHIYLYVAPAYGVYLLRSYCFTANKPDGSIRWNSFSFVRVISLGLIVFLVSALSLGPFLALNQLPQVLSRLFPFKRGLCHAYWAPNFWALYNALDKVLSIIGLELKLLDPNKIPKASMTSGLVQQFQHTVLPSVTPLATLICTLIAMLPSIFCLWFKPQGPRGFLRCLILCALSSFLFGWHVHEKAILLAVLPMSLLSVGKAGDASIFLILTTTGHYSLFPLLFTAPELPTKILLMLLFTTYSISSLKTLFR
- the ALG8 gene encoding probable dolichyl pyrophosphate Glc1Man9GlcNAc2 alpha-1,3-glucosyltransferase isoform X3 translates to MAALGIAMGGGNWFSALALGVTLLKCLLIPTYHSTDFEVHRNWLAITHSLPVSQWYYEATSEWTLDYPPFFAWFEYALSHVAKYFDQEMLNLHNLNYSSSRTLLFQRFSVIFTDALFVYAVHECCKCIDGKKAGKELTEKPKFILSVLLLWNFGLLIVDHIHFQYNGFLFGLMLLSIARLFQKRHMEGAFLFAVLLHFKHIYLYVAPAYGVYLLRSYCFTANKPDGSIRWNSFSFVRVISLGLIVFLVSALSLGPFLALNQLPQVLSRLFPFKRGLCHAYWAPNFWALYNALDKVLSIIGLELKLLDPNKIPKASMTSGLVQQFQHTVLPSVTPLATLICTLIAMLPSIFCLWFKPQGPRGFLRCLILCALSSFLFGWHVHEKAILLAVLPMSLLSVGKAGDASIFLILTTTGHYSLFPLLFTAPELPTKILLMLLFTTYSISSLKTLFRCRAGSLSSFTEATAWVDDDWVNLDC
- the ALG8 gene encoding probable dolichyl pyrophosphate Glc1Man9GlcNAc2 alpha-1,3-glucosyltransferase isoform X6, with protein sequence MAALGIAMGGGNWFSALALGVTLLKCLLIPTYHSTDFEVHRNWLAITHSLPVSQWYYEATSEWTLDYPPFFAWFEYALSHVAKYFDQEMLNLHNLNYSSSRTLLFQRFSVIFTDALFVYAVHECCKCIDGKKAGKELTEKPKFILSVLLLWNFGLLIVDHIHFQYNGFLFGLMLLSIARLFQKRHMEGAFLFAVLLHFKHIYLYVAPAYGVYLLRSYCFTANKPDGSIRWNSFSFVRVISLGLIVFLVSALSLGPFLALNQLPQVLSRLFPFKRGLCHAYWAPNFWALYNALDKVLSIIGLELKLLDPNKIPKASMTSGLVQQFQHTVLPSVTPLATLICTLIAMLPSIFCLWFKPQGPRGFLRCLILCALSSFLFGWHVHEKAILLAVLPMRRCFNFSDSDHNGTLFPLPSALHCTRTSH
- the ALG8 gene encoding probable dolichyl pyrophosphate Glc1Man9GlcNAc2 alpha-1,3-glucosyltransferase isoform X5; its protein translation is MHSLCMLSTTLSASFLVFHCRCCKCIDGKKAGKELTEKPKFILSVLLLWNFGLLIVDHIHFQYNGFLFGLMLLSIARLFQKRHMEGAFLFAVLLHFKHIYLYVAPAYGVYLLRSYCFTANKPDGSIRWNSFSFVRVISLGLIVFLVSALSLGPFLALNQLPQVLSRLFPFKRGLCHAYWAPNFWALYNALDKVLSIIGLELKLLDPNKIPKASMTSGLVQQFQHTVLPSVTPLATLICTLIAMLPSIFCLWFKPQGPRGFLRCLILCALSSFLFGWHVHEKAILLAVLPMSLLSVGKAGDASIFLILTTTGHYSLFPLLFTAPELPTKILLMLLFTTYSISSLKTLFRKEKPLFNWLETFYLLGLGPLEVFCEFVFPFTSWKLKYPFIPLLLTSVYCAAGITYAWFKLYVSVLSDPPSSKTKKQ